The sequence CGCAGCGCCCCCGCCTCGACATCGATCTGGTCGCTCAGCGCCGCCAGATCGTCGTCCGCGAACTTGCGGGCGCGGTCCCGGGCGGCCCAGCGCAGCGACTCCGCGGAGTGCGTGATCCGTTCCAGGCGCTCCCTGAGCTCCGGGAGGCGCGTGGCGATGGTGGCCCGGTCGGGCTCGCGCTCGAGCCGCTTGAGTTCGTCGTCGAGCTCATGGCCATGGGCGCTCAGCCGCTCGAAGAGCCCGATCGCCTCGCTCAGGGAGGCATCGTCGGAGGATCCGCCGCGGAGCGCCTCCTGGGTGGCGCGCATGGACGTACGCAGCGAGAGCCGCAGCTGTGCGAGTTCGCCGACCACACCGGGCTGGGCGAGCTGCCGGGCGCGGAGGCTGGTGTCCTCGACGGTTCTGCGGGCCTGGGCGACCGTGCGGTCGACGCCGCGCTTGGCCGCCGTCACGGCCTTGACCGTGACGAACACGCCTGCCAGGACGAACAGCACGAAGAGCAGCCCGACGATGGCGACAGCAGCTTCCATGGGCGCTCCCCAGACGTGTCGGCGGCGCCGGATTTCCGCCCGCGCCCTTGTCTCTCCACGGTAAACGGCTCGGGCAGGCCGCGGGTTCCGAACGAACCCCCAACCTGCCCGTAGGGGAAACCACCCATGGCGCCGGCGCGACGGCGCCGGCCGCAGCGACAGCCAAAGCCACAACCCACGCGACCAGAAGCCGGCCACCGGGTCGGCACCACACACAAGCCCCCGGCCGACCACCGCCCCCGCGCAGCCCCCACGGGCCGAGCCCACCGGCCGAAGCCCACCGGCCGCCGAAGCCCCCGGCCAGGCACCCGCAACCAGCCCCGGGCGCCCGGGACCAATCCAGGCCCCGGCCGCCCTCCCCCGGCCTACGCCGGAACGATGTTCACCAGCTTCGGCGCCCGGACGATGACCTTCCGGATGCCCGCGCCGTTCAGCGCCGCGACCACGGCGGGCTCGGCCAGTGCGGTGGCCTCCAGGTCCGCATCGGAGATCGACGGGGAGACCTCCAGGCGGGCCTTGACCTTGCCCTTGATCTGCACGACGCAGGTCACGGCCTCGTCGACGACATACGCCGGGTCGGCCACCGGGAAGTCCGCGTGCACCACGGTGTCCGTGTGGCCCAGCTTGCGCCACAGCTCCTCGGCGATGTGCGGGGCCAGCGGGGCGATCAGCAGCACCAGCCGCTCCGCGACCGTGCGCGGAATCGGGCCGCCCGCCTTGGTCAGGTGGTTGTTCAGCTCGGTCACCTTGGCGATGGCGGTGTTGAAGCGCAGGTTCGCCAGGTCCTGGCCGACCCCGTCGATCGCCTTGTGCAGGGCCCGCAGGGTGGCCTCGTCCGGCTCGGTGTCGACGACGGTGACCTCACCGGTCGCCTCGTCGACGACATTGCGCCACAGGCGCTGCAGCAGGCGGTACTGGCCGACGACGGCCCGGGTGTCCCACGGCCGCGACACGTCCAGCGGTCCCATCGCCATCTCGTACAGGCGCAGGGTGTCCGCGCCGTACTCCGTGCAGATCTCGTCGGGGGTGACGGCGTTCTTCAGGGACTTGCCCATCTTGCCCAGGACGCGGCTGACCTTCTCGCCCTGGTAGTAGTAGCCGCCGTCGCGCTCCTCGACCTCGGCGGCCGGGACGGCGATGCCGCGGCTGTCCCGGTAGACGAAGGCCTGGATCATGCCCTGGTTGTACAGCTTGTGGAACGGCTCGGAGGACGAGACGTGTCCCAGGTCGTGCAGCACCTTGGACCAGAAGCGGGCGTACAGCAGGTGCAGCACGGCGTGCTCCGCGCCGCCCACGTACAGGTCGACGCCGCCGGCCGGCTGACCGTCGCGCGGGCCCATCCAGTACTGCTCGATGTCCGGGGCGACCAGCGCATCGGCGTTGCGGGGGTCCAGGTAGCGCATCTCGTACCAGCACGAACCCGCCCAGTTGGGCATGGTGTTGGTCTCGCGCCGGTAGCGCTTGATGCCGTTGCCGTCGCCCAGGTCCAGGTCGACATGGACCCAGTCCTCGTTACGGGACAGCGGGGTCTCCGGCTGGGTGTCGGCGTCGTCCGCGTCGAAGGTGCGCGGGGAGTAGTCCTCGACCTCGGGCAGCTCCAGCGGCAGCATCGACTCGGGCAGCGCGTGTGCCACGCCGTCCTCGTCGTAGACGATCGGGAACGGCTCGCCCCAGTAGCGCTGCCGGCTGAACAGCCAGTCGCGCAGCCGGAAGTTGACGGTGCCCTCGCCGATGCCCTCGGCGGCCAGCCAGTCGGTGATCTTCGCCTTGGCCGCCGTCACGCCCAGACCGTCCAGCGAGATCGCCGCGCTCGACGAATTGACGATCTTGGCGTCGTACGAGGCGAAGGCGTCGTCCCAGGCCGAGGGGTCGGTGCCACGGTCGTCCGACGGCTCGACCACACAGCGCATCGGCAGCTCGAAGGCGCGGGCGAAGGCGAAGTCACGGCTGTCGTGCGCCGGGACGGCCATGATCGCGCCGGTGCCGTAGCCCATCAGGACGTAGTCGGCGATGAAGACCGGGACCTGCTCGCCGCTGACCGGGTTGGTCGCGAAGGCGCCGGTGAAGACGCCGGTCTTGTCCTTGGCCTCGGCCTGCCGCTCGACGTCCGACTTGGAGGCGGCCTGCTTGCGGTAGGCGGAGACGGCGTCGGCCGGAGTGGCGTGGCCGCCGGTCCAGACGTCGTGGGTGCCCTCGGGCCAGGCGTCCGGAACGATCGACCCGGTGCCGGTGCCGGTGCCGTTGTCGGAGCCGGCGACCAGCGGGTGCTCGGGCGCCAGCACCATGTACGTCGCGCCGAACAGGGTGTCCTGGCGGGTGGTGAAGACGGTGATCTTGTCGTCACCCACGGGGAAGTCGACCCGGGCGCCCTCGGAGCGGCCGATCCAGTTGCGCTGCTGCAGCTTGATGGCCTCCGGCCAGTCCAGCGCGTCCAGGTCGTTCAGCAGCCGGTCGGCGTAGGCGGTGATGCGCATGTTCCACTGGCGCAGCTTGGCCTTGAAGACCGGGTAGTTGCCGCGCTCGGAGCGGCCGTCGGCGGTGACCTCCTCGTTGGCCAGCACCGTGCCCAGGCCGGGGCACCAGTTGACCGGCGCGTCCGAGGCGTACGCCAGGCGGTACTCGCCCAGGACGTTGGCCCGCTCGATGGGGCTCAGCCCGTCCCAGGGACGGCCGTCAGGGGTCTGCCGGGTACCGGCCTCGAACTGGGCGACCAGGGTGTCGATCGGACGCGCCGCGTCCGCCTCCGGGTCGTACCAGGAGTTGAAGATCTGCAGGAAGATCCACTGGGTCCACTTGTAGTACGCCGGGTCGATCGTCTCGACCGAGCGGCGCTGGTCGTGGCCCAGGCCCAGGCGGCGCAGCTGGCGCCGCATGTTCACGATGTTGGCCTCGGTGGAGACCCGCGGGTGGGTGCCGGTCTGCACCGCGTACTGCTCGGCGGGCAGGCCGAAGGCGTCGAAGCCCAGGGTGTGCAGGACGTTGTGGCCCGTCATGCGCTGGTGGCGGGCGTAGACGTCGGTGGCGATGAAGCCCAGGGGGTGGCCGACGTGCAGGCCGGCGCCCGACGGGTACGGGAACATGTCCATGATGAACTTCTTGGGGCGGGCCGCCACCGCGGCGTCGCCGGTCAGCTCCCCGGTGGGGTTCGGGGCCTCGTAGGTCCCGTCCGTCTCCCAGAAGTCCTGCCAGCGGGCCTCGATGTCGGCGGCCAGCGCTGCCGTATAGCGGTGCGGTGCTGCCACCTCGGCAGCAGTGGTCGTCTCGCTCATCGTCCTCAAAGCTCCATCGATCGTCTCTGCCTGCGGAAACGCGCCGGAATCCCCGGCACGCCGGAAACAAAAAGACCCCTCGCACAGGAGGGGACGCCGCGCCGATTCCGACGGCTTCTGTCATCCGTCGGTACTGATCAGCGCGGCCCGCTAAGCAGAAGGCGTACGGCACGCATGGCGTCAGGGTACCGCAGGGCGTACGAGGCCCGCGCTGAGGATTCCCCCAACACGGGCCCCGCCCCCCGTTACCCCGCGCTCCCGCCGCCGCCCCACCGGGGTCACGGACGGCGGCGGGCAGGCGGTGCCGCGCGCCCGTTTCAGGGGCGGTAGGAGCTCACATATCCGGCGCCCGGCGAGCCCACGCCCGTGACGTCGTCGTAGCCGACGCCCGCGTGCAGCGAGCTGTCCTTGCCCAGGCTGCGCAGCGAGGTCGTGGTGCCCTTGCTGCTGTCGACACCGTTGACGTAGTCGACGCGGACGACGGCGAGGTCACGGCCGGCGCCCAGCGGGTGGTCGGTGACGTCGTGGTAGGCGGCGGTGCCGTAGCGCTGGTAGATGGCAGGGTTGGCGAAGCCGATGGCGACGCCGTGCCGGGCCTGCTGCGCCAGCGCCTGGACGCCGGCGATCACCGGAGCGGCCAGCGAGGTGCCGCCGATGCGGTACTCGTCATAGCCGAGCTTTCCGTCCGGCAGGGTCTGGGTCTGGCCGACGAGGAAGCCGGTGTTGGGGTCGGCGACCGCGGCGATGTCCGGGACGGTGCGCATCGCGCCGCCGCCGTTCGCCTTCGCGAGCCCGTCCGGCACGACACCGCGCTGGTAGAAGGGCTGCTCCACGGTCTTGCTGGTGCCGCCGCCGGCGCCGCCGTTGAAGGCACCGGGGAATCCGGTCCAGTCGTTGCCGTCCTGGGAGAGCCCCGCCTTCAGGGTGCCCCAGCCGGTCTCCCACTGGTACGCGTCGTGCTTGCCGACGGCCAGGGAGGTGCCGCCGACCGCGGTCACCCAGGGGGAGTTCGCCGGGCTGTCGACCTGCTTGGTGCCCGTCTTGGCGACCTCGTCACCGTCGTCGCCGGAGGAGAAGTAGAAGCCGATGCCCTGCACCGCGCCCTGCTGGAAGAGCTGGTCGTAGGCGGCCGCCGAGTCCGGGGTCTCGTTCGCCTCCAGGTCGCCCCAGGAGTTGGAGACCATGTCGGCGAGGTGCCCGTCGACGACCTTGCCGAGCGAGTCGATCAGGTCGTCGTCCATGCAGGAGGCGCCGCCGACGTAGACGATGTCGGCGGCGGGGGCGACCGCGTGGACGGCCTCGACGTCGAGGGTCTCCTCGCCGTACCAGCCGGCCGCGCCGCACTCCTTGATGTGGGTGTAGTCCGCGGGCAGCACCTGGGACAGCTGGCCGTGGCGGTAGCGGGGGTCCCCGTTGCGGCCGGCGTAGGTGTCCGCGTCCTTGGCGATGCTCGGCGAGGCGTAGGCGTCGGTGATCGCGACGGTGACGCCCTTGCCGGTCCACTTCTTCGCACCGTAGGCGGCGCGCAGCTGCTTGCCGGTGTAGCCCTTGATCGCGTACGGGGCCTTGCCGCCGTAGGCGGACGGCAGCTTCTTGTTCGTCGTGGAGCCGTAGTACGAGGAGAACGGGCCGGAGTTGCGGAAGACGCCCTCCGGCGGCGGCAGTTCACTGGAGTGGTGCTTGGCCATCCGCGGCGCGTTGTCCAGGCCGGTGACCGTCAGCACCGCACCGGCCAGTGTGGCGGGCGCGGAGGCGGTGGTCGACGGGGCGTGGTACAGGTGGCCGCTCTTGCGGTAATTGTGCAGGTCGGTGGCGAAGGCGCGCTCGGCGGCGGCCGCGTCTCCCTTGACCGTCACATACCGGTTGCTGGTGCCGGTGACCGTCAGGCCGGACTTCTTCAGCCAGTCGGTCACCTTGGCTATCTGGTCGTGCGTGGCACCGTAACGGGCCCGCACCTGGCCGGGGCTCAGGTACTTCCCGTACGCGGCGGAGTGCGGGTCGGACACGGCCCTGGCGTAGTCCGCGAGCCCCTTGGCGTCGCGGCCCGCCAGGTAGACGCGGGCGGTGACGGCCGCAGAAGCGGAGGTGTCGCCCTGGTCGGCCTGCCGGGTGGCCCACAGGGGCTTGGTGCCCTGCAGTGCGTGCCGTCCGCCGTCGTGGCCCGCGGCGTCGGCGGCGGGTGCGCCGAGCGCGAGCGCACCGGCGACCAGCGGCAGCGTCGCTGCCCAGGCCAGACCGGCGCGGGCGCGCAGTGATCTGGTGCGGCTTGATCTCATGTAACCCCCTGCTGTGGCGATGCGGTGCGCTGCGGGGTGCCGCGCTGCGCCGGTGCGCAGGTGCGCGGCACCGCACAAGCGGTGAATGCGTGGGATGTGACGTTCACGCGATGCGCCACTCTTTCGGTGAACCGTTCATGTCAGGGACATGCGATCACCAAGAAGAGACCAAGGAATGGCAAGGACTGGCCACGAATGGGCAGGGAGCGAACATTCAACTCGCCATAACGGGCGCCTCGCTGACCGGATATCAGGGGAACCCGGGAGGAACCGCCGCCGGGGCGCCGGACGGCCAGAACACCCGGCCCGCGGACACATACGGCGAAGCGAGCACACACGAGGGAGCCGTCGCACACAACGGAGCGGGCGCACGCAACAGAGCGGGCCGTCCATATCGGACGACCCGCTCCGTTCTCTGTGGAGCTAAGGAGAATTGAACTCCTGACCTCCTGCATGCCATGCAGGCGCTCTACCAACTGAGCTATAGCCCCGTATTCTGTTGCCCGCCCGGCTCCCCGCTGCGGCATCGCCTACATTACACGGACCTCCCCGGCTTCTGCCAAATCGTTCTGCCCGGGGCCCCCGGCCGTTCTGCCCGGCTCCCTCGGCGCGACGCGCGGTACTGTCGGCACGCCGTGCCCGATTCGTCCTGGGGGAGCCGTACGCCGTGACCGCGCTGGAGCTGGAAGCGCCCACCGACCCCCGCGGCGCCCGCCCCGGCAGGGGCCTCGTCCGCCGGCACCCGACCCGCGCGGCGGCCCTCGCCTGCCTGGTCTCGTTCACGGCCTTCTGGATCGCGCAGCGCCTCGCCCACGTGACGATGCTCGACCTCATGGTCTACCGCGCCGAGGGTTTCACGGTCCGCAACGGCGGGTCCCTCTACGACATGGTGGCGACCTCGGCGCACCTGCCCAACACCTACCCGCCCTTCGCGGCGCTGCTGTTCACCCCGCTCACCCTCCTCGGCGTCCCCGCGATGCGCACCCTCGCCACGGCCGGCAACCTCGTGCTGCTCCTCGCCGTCGTCCACCTCTCGCTGCGGCTGGCCGGCCGGCCCCGGTGCCTGCCCGGGCCGGCCGCGACGCTCGCGGTCTCGGCGCTGCTGGTGTGGTGCGAGCCGGTGTGGACGACGCTGCGCTACGGCCAGATCAACCTGCTGCTCGCCGCGCTCGTGCTGTGGGACCTGACCCGCAAGGACACGTACCGGCTCGCGGGTACCGGCATCGGCCTCGCGGCCGGCCTCAAGCTCACCCCTGCGCTGTTCGCCGTACTCCTCGCGCTGGCCGGCGCCGTCCGTGCCGGGCAGCTGCTCCGCTCCGGCGCGGGCGCGCGCGCCGCCTGGAACCCTTGGCTGCGGCAGGCCGTCGTCGCCACCGCCACGTTCCTGGCCACCGCCCTCCTCTCCGCGCTCGCGCTGCCGCGTGACGCGCACCGCTTCTGGACCGAGATCGTCTTCGCCGCCGACCGGGTCGGCGAGGTGGAGATCACCGCGAACCAGTCGCTGCGCGGCGCCCTCGCACGGCTGCTGCACACCCACGATCCGGGCCTCGCCTGGCTCGTGGCCGCCGGCCTGACCGCGGCCCTCGGCCTCGCTCTGGCGGCCGGGTCGCTGCTGCGCGGGCAGCGCGCCTGGGCGGCCGTCGCCTGCGCGGCGACCGCGCTCCTGGTCAGCCCGATCTCCTGGTCCCACCACTGGGTGTGGTGCGTACCGATGCTGATCCTGCTCGGCTCCGAGGCGCTGCACCGGACCGGGACCGCCGCCCGGCGCCGGTGGGCGGTGGCCACCGCACTGGGCCTGCTCTTCTCCTCGTTCGCGCTGTGGTGGGTGCCGCACCGCTGGCACCACCACGAGGAACTGCACCAGAACGGCGTCCAGATGTTGCTCTCCGACGTCTATCCGCTCGCCGGCCTTGCGCTGCTGGCGCTGACCGGGGCCCGGCTGTGGCGGCTCACCGGACGACCGGGGCGTGGCGGCTCACCCCGGAGGGTCGGCGCCGGCAGTGGTACGTGAACCGACCGCCCGCGCTACGGAGTTGCGCAGGGGCCTCTCGGCACTAAGCAGGGACCTCTCGGCACCAAGGGGACCTTTCGGCTCCCCCGCCGGCGCACACATGCCGCCGTGTCGTCACCGCCGCCCGGCGGCCCCCGCTCAGGCCGTCGCGAACGAGTAGAAACGCTTCAGCGTGCAGTGCTCTTCCAGCAGCCGTCCGTAGATCGGCTCCCCGTCGAGCTCCCGGTAGGTCTCGATGGGGTCGCCCTTTATGACGAGGGCGCGGGCGCATTCCTCGCACCAGTACTGGTAGTCGGCGTTGACCGGTTCCATGTCGCGGACAATCGGCGTACCGCTGCCGCACCAGTCACATTTCCTGCTGTGGGCGCCCATCCATCAGCTCCAACTGCGGCCGCAGGCCGTACAAACGAAGGAAATGTCCCCGTCGTCACCCAGCGCCTGCGCCACATGGGAGGAGTCGCAGGAGGGGCACCGCAGAGCGGAACCGTCCTCGCCGCCGACTGCGGGAAGGGGCTCGTCCACGGGGCAGGTGAAGCGGAGCGCATACTCCGGCAGCCAGTCATCACCCTGCGCCGCGGCCACTTCGAGCAGGTCATTGACCTCCTCGAGGATGCTCGTGGGCATCGCGATCTCTCCTCCCCTGCCGGCGCCGTCCGATTCTGCCACGGACGACGGACCGGGTCAGGTCCGCCTTCTGGCCATAGCGGCGAACTCCCTGCGGCCTGCCAACGGCGCTTTCGCCCGGTGGCGTTGGCGTACAGCCCCTGTGGCCGCCCTGCGCGGCATCACGGCCTCACGGGCAAGCCGTACTCCGCGGGCCCCGGCCAACGTCATACGGAGCCCTGCCCGCCCTGCCCGCGCGGCCCGGCTGCCCGGCCTCCCTGCGATCACGCACCACACAGAGATCACACACCACACGAAGATCCCGCAAAACGCAGAGATCCCGCCTCCGTCTGGAGGCGGGATCTTCCGGGCTGTGGAGCTAAGGAGAATTGAACTCCTGACCTCCTGCATGCCATGCAGGCGCTCTACCAACTGAGCTATAGCCCCGGGTCTTGTTCCGCTCCCCCGGGTTTCCCCCGGCGGCGCCGCGAACAAGAAGAACTTTAGCCTGCGACCTGCCCAGATGTGAAATCCGGTCGGCCGGGGGCGCCCGGCGGGCTCAGTCGTCGTCGCCGAGCACCGGCTCCGGCAGGGTGCCGGCGTTGTGCTCCAACAGGCGCCAGCCGCGTGCGCCCTCTCCCAGTACGGACCAGCAGCAGTTCGACAGACCGCCCAGGCCCTCCCAGTGGTGGGCCTCCAGGCCGAGCAGCCGCCCGATGGTGGTGCGGATCGTGCCGCCGTGGCTGACGACGACCAGGGTGCCGTCGTCGGGCAGCTTCTCGGCGTGGCCGAGCACCACGGGGGCGGCCCGGTCGGCGACCTCGGTCTCCAGTTCGCCGCCACCGCGCCGCACCGGCTCACCGCGCTTCCAGGCGGTGTACTGCTCGCGGTACTGCGCCAGGATCTCGTCGTGCGTCAGCCCCTGCCAGGAGCCCGCGTAGGTCTCCCGCAGAGCCGCGTCGTGCGTGACGTCGATGCGGGTGAGCGCGGCCAGCTCGCTCGCGGTCGCCGAGGCCCGCTGCAGGTCGGAGGCGATGATGGCGTCCGGCCCCAGGGCGGCGAGCAGGCGGGCGGCGCGGCGCGCCTGGCCGAGGCCCTCCTCGGTCAGCTCGATGTCCGTCGACCCCTGGAAGCGGCGCTCCAGGTTCCAGGCCGTCTGGCCGTGCCGCCAGAGGACGATGCGGCGGCCCCGGCCGCCCTTGGTGCCGTTCAGCGCAGCTCTCCGTCCTGCTCGCCCGCCGTGGCCTCGACGTGCTCGGCGGCCTTGCCGCGGGTGGCCTTGGCCTCCTCGGGGAGGTCGATCTCGGGGCAGTCCTTCCACAGGCGCTCGAGCGCGTAGAAGACACGCTCCTCGCTGTGCTGGACGTGCACCACGATGTCGACGTAGTCGAGCAGGACCCAGCGGGCCTCGCGGTCGCCCTCACGGCGGACCGGCTTGGCGCCGAGTTCCTTGTTGAGCCGTTCCTCGATCTCGTCGACGATCGACTTGACCTGGCGGTCGCTGGGCGCCGAGGCCAGCAGGAAGGCGTCGGTGATCGAGAGGACGTCGCTGACGTCGTACGCGATGATGTCGTGCGCGAGCTTGTCGGCCGCGGCCTGGGCGGCGGCGTTGATGAGCTCGAGGGAACGGTCCGTGGCGGTCACAAGCGGCTTTCCGGGTCGAGGGCAGCCTCTCCGGCCGGGCAGGGGCGGCTAGCTCACCGCTGAGTCGCGGCGCGCGCCGCAGTCCCCGTGGACGACCGGATCGGCGGTCAAGTACCCCTCAAGGGTCTCACGGACCATCGACACTCCCGACTGGGTTTTCGAACCAGTGGGTCGGTTCCGGTGTCCGGGCAGGTCAGAGCCGCTTTCGGGGAGGTGCGCCCCCGCCGGTGGAGACCGACGGGGGCGGACGCATCGTGCCGGCCGTCAGCCCTTGTAGTCCTGTCCCAGCACCACCGTGATGTCGGCGTTCGAGGCGCCCTTGCCCTGCGTGACCACGCTCGCCGGCAGCCCCAAGGTCTTGGCGACCTCCGCGGCCCTGGCCTTCTGTGCGGCGTCCGCGTAGGTGATCCGGGACCTGGCGGCCGCGCCCGCGGTGCCCGCGTCGACGAAGCTGTAGCCGCCGTTGAGCAGCGCGACCTGCGCCTTGTTGGTGGCGGCCTTGTTGCCGGTGGCGTTGCGCACGGCGACCCGGGCGGTCGCGTCGGGGGCGGTCTTCTTGACCGTGCCGCCGAGCACGTCCTTGACCATGCCGGCCGCGGCGGCCTGGCTGAGCGTGCCGTTCGCCTGCACGGGCAGCAGCGTCGTGCGGTACGCGCCGGTCTTCGCCAGCTCCGCCCGCTGCGCCAGCGAGCTGCCCAGCTGGCCCTCGGTGAGCGGCGGGTCGAGCACCTGCAGCAGCGACTTCACGGTGGCCGTGGCGCCGTCGGCGTCGCTGGAGACCTTCTTCAAGGTCGCCTGCATGACCTGGCCGAACCGCTGCAGCTGCCGGGTCTGGG is a genomic window of Streptomyces sp. Edi2 containing:
- a CDS encoding glycosyltransferase 87 family protein, whose translation is MTALELEAPTDPRGARPGRGLVRRHPTRAAALACLVSFTAFWIAQRLAHVTMLDLMVYRAEGFTVRNGGSLYDMVATSAHLPNTYPPFAALLFTPLTLLGVPAMRTLATAGNLVLLLAVVHLSLRLAGRPRCLPGPAATLAVSALLVWCEPVWTTLRYGQINLLLAALVLWDLTRKDTYRLAGTGIGLAAGLKLTPALFAVLLALAGAVRAGQLLRSGAGARAAWNPWLRQAVVATATFLATALLSALALPRDAHRFWTEIVFAADRVGEVEITANQSLRGALARLLHTHDPGLAWLVAAGLTAALGLALAAGSLLRGQRAWAAVACAATALLVSPISWSHHWVWCVPMLILLGSEALHRTGTAARRRWAVATALGLLFSSFALWWVPHRWHHHEELHQNGVQMLLSDVYPLAGLALLALTGARLWRLTGRPGRGGSPRRVGAGSGT
- a CDS encoding histidine phosphatase family protein, with translation MNGTKGGRGRRIVLWRHGQTAWNLERRFQGSTDIELTEEGLGQARRAARLLAALGPDAIIASDLQRASATASELAALTRIDVTHDAALRETYAGSWQGLTHDEILAQYREQYTAWKRGEPVRRGGGELETEVADRAAPVVLGHAEKLPDDGTLVVVSHGGTIRTTIGRLLGLEAHHWEGLGGLSNCCWSVLGEGARGWRLLEHNAGTLPEPVLGDDD
- a CDS encoding S53 family peptidase, whose amino-acid sequence is MRSSRTRSLRARAGLAWAATLPLVAGALALGAPAADAAGHDGGRHALQGTKPLWATRQADQGDTSASAAVTARVYLAGRDAKGLADYARAVSDPHSAAYGKYLSPGQVRARYGATHDQIAKVTDWLKKSGLTVTGTSNRYVTVKGDAAAAERAFATDLHNYRKSGHLYHAPSTTASAPATLAGAVLTVTGLDNAPRMAKHHSSELPPPEGVFRNSGPFSSYYGSTTNKKLPSAYGGKAPYAIKGYTGKQLRAAYGAKKWTGKGVTVAITDAYASPSIAKDADTYAGRNGDPRYRHGQLSQVLPADYTHIKECGAAGWYGEETLDVEAVHAVAPAADIVYVGGASCMDDDLIDSLGKVVDGHLADMVSNSWGDLEANETPDSAAAYDQLFQQGAVQGIGFYFSSGDDGDEVAKTGTKQVDSPANSPWVTAVGGTSLAVGKHDAYQWETGWGTLKAGLSQDGNDWTGFPGAFNGGAGGGTSKTVEQPFYQRGVVPDGLAKANGGGAMRTVPDIAAVADPNTGFLVGQTQTLPDGKLGYDEYRIGGTSLAAPVIAGVQALAQQARHGVAIGFANPAIYQRYGTAAYHDVTDHPLGAGRDLAVVRVDYVNGVDSSKGTTTSLRSLGKDSSLHAGVGYDDVTGVGSPGAGYVSSYRP
- the rsfS gene encoding ribosome silencing factor, giving the protein MTATDRSLELINAAAQAAADKLAHDIIAYDVSDVLSITDAFLLASAPSDRQVKSIVDEIEERLNKELGAKPVRREGDREARWVLLDYVDIVVHVQHSEERVFYALERLWKDCPEIDLPEEAKATRGKAAEHVEATAGEQDGELR
- a CDS encoding class I tRNA ligase family protein encodes the protein MSETTTAAEVAAPHRYTAALAADIEARWQDFWETDGTYEAPNPTGELTGDAAVAARPKKFIMDMFPYPSGAGLHVGHPLGFIATDVYARHQRMTGHNVLHTLGFDAFGLPAEQYAVQTGTHPRVSTEANIVNMRRQLRRLGLGHDQRRSVETIDPAYYKWTQWIFLQIFNSWYDPEADAARPIDTLVAQFEAGTRQTPDGRPWDGLSPIERANVLGEYRLAYASDAPVNWCPGLGTVLANEEVTADGRSERGNYPVFKAKLRQWNMRITAYADRLLNDLDALDWPEAIKLQQRNWIGRSEGARVDFPVGDDKITVFTTRQDTLFGATYMVLAPEHPLVAGSDNGTGTGTGSIVPDAWPEGTHDVWTGGHATPADAVSAYRKQAASKSDVERQAEAKDKTGVFTGAFATNPVSGEQVPVFIADYVLMGYGTGAIMAVPAHDSRDFAFARAFELPMRCVVEPSDDRGTDPSAWDDAFASYDAKIVNSSSAAISLDGLGVTAAKAKITDWLAAEGIGEGTVNFRLRDWLFSRQRYWGEPFPIVYDEDGVAHALPESMLPLELPEVEDYSPRTFDADDADTQPETPLSRNEDWVHVDLDLGDGNGIKRYRRETNTMPNWAGSCWYEMRYLDPRNADALVAPDIEQYWMGPRDGQPAGGVDLYVGGAEHAVLHLLYARFWSKVLHDLGHVSSSEPFHKLYNQGMIQAFVYRDSRGIAVPAAEVEERDGGYYYQGEKVSRVLGKMGKSLKNAVTPDEICTEYGADTLRLYEMAMGPLDVSRPWDTRAVVGQYRLLQRLWRNVVDEATGEVTVVDTEPDEATLRALHKAIDGVGQDLANLRFNTAIAKVTELNNHLTKAGGPIPRTVAERLVLLIAPLAPHIAEELWRKLGHTDTVVHADFPVADPAYVVDEAVTCVVQIKGKVKARLEVSPSISDADLEATALAEPAVVAALNGAGIRKVIVRAPKLVNIVPA